The sequence below is a genomic window from Chaetodon auriga isolate fChaAug3 chromosome 8, fChaAug3.hap1, whole genome shotgun sequence.
TTGCTCGTATCGCATTACCTTCTCCTTGCCTTCTGGTCCCAAAAGTAGACAAAACTCCTTGTTTCTGTACTGATTTTAGAAAAGTCAATAATGTGACAAAGGCTGTCTCTTATCCTCTGCTCCGAATGGAGGATTGTGTGGACAAAGTTGGTGCTGCTAAATTCGTTACAAAGCTTGACCTGTTAAAGGGTTATTGACAAGTCCCTTTGCTTCAGAGATCTCTGCCTTCGTGACTCCAGATAGTTTCCTACAATACACTGTGATGTCTTCTGGTCTCAGGAATGCACCGGCCACTTTCCAGCGCCTGATGCACAAAGTCCTAGGTGGTGTTAAGAGCTGTGAGGTTTACCTAGATGACATTGAAGCATATTCTGACACATGGTCTGAGCACATCAAAACACTGAGTACAATTTTTGGTAGGTTGAAGGAGGCTTCCCTCACCTTAAACCTGGCCAAATGTAAGTTTGGTCGTGCCACTGTGACCTATTTAGGCAGGTAGGTCAGGGTCAGGTGCAGGCCCTCGCTGATAAAGTCCAGGCCATCCTCGACTTCCCTATGCCTCAGACACGGTGTGAGCTTTGCCATTTTTTAGGGATGGCTGGCTATTATCACGGGTTCTATAGGAATTTCTCTGATGTTGTGGCTCCACTTACTAGTATAACCAGTACCTCCTACCCATTCAAATGGTCCCCTGGCTGCATAAAAGCCTTCCAGGCAGCCAAAGCCATCCTCTGTAGCACACCTGTTCTGGCTGCTCCTAACTTTAAGCGCCCCTTCAAGATGGAGGTGGACACGAGCGCCAGCGGTGCAGGTgcggtgctgctgcaggaggtctggtccatgtttctgtgtctgagtgcacgctcttctctttttgtagcagctgtgctggtcttGCCCTCCTGCTTCGTTGGAGCTCCTTTAGTTTTTTCtcccactccttatgagtgccTTTTTGTTACACCCCTTGTGTTTACAATAAATTGTTCttacatctctgtctctggtctgcatctttaGGTCCTAACAAATTTACTAGGTGTAAAGCCTAACAAGTCCCTTTAACACACGCTGGACATCAGTCGGACTTTACCCTGCCATCTCCTTAGTACATCTGTGTACTGTCTGATATGGCCCATATGTGTATAGAGCGGGTCATTGTATTTGGAATTGAGCGAGCAAGCTTGTTGATGATATTACATGGAGTGTTATTAGTCTTGAGGacgttttttttctcatcaagAGGCCTCAGAGTCCTTGCTCTGGGGGTACCATTCTCTAACAGCCAAGGAACTAACCTGATGTACAGTATAATGCTGcttcacaacacaacacagcctCGAGACGGCTACAGCACTGATATTCTCAGGATTTGAATGTGGACAGTGTGCACGCCAAAGGTTCTGATTATACTACATCGGTTGTCTGCATACCCAGATACATTCAGCGATATGTTCAGTCCTACAGATCCTGGCAGCTGTGTGGATGAGGAAAGCTGAGACAGGGtgagatgaagagatgaagtGTGTGCAAATGGGAGAGTGAGCAAGCTAGAGAGGGGCAATCAATAGAGCCAATGAGTgaacaagagaagaaaaacttaACTTTATGATTATTTGGTTCAATGTAGCTACGTGCTAAGACAGGATTAATCAACCAAGAAACACGCCTCAGACTGTCCGCTTTTCTTGTCTCCTTTGCAACATTCATTCGGATGTCAAGCAATTTAGACTAGACTACATAGAACAGCACTGTGACTGTATTGTTGCCTTTTCACGTGCAGAGGACCAACCATTTATTTCAGATTGTGACGGAAACACAGTGCTTCATCAATGCACCTTGAGCGGGGTCCCACCTGGGTTTCTGTGCATGGAAGCACAAATAGGGTTTATATGATCACCTGAAACATAACTTAATGTAATGTGAAAATGGTGTCATGTCAGCAAATTAGCTGAGCCAGACTCACATGACTATTAGCCATTGTGCATATAAATGTATCCAGTAACATCCAGTGTGGGTATGGAGGGGTCTTGCCTGTGTTATTAGTGTAGTAGTTCTCAGTACACTTGATGCACTCATAACAACAAGTGTGTTGACCCTCAGCTGTTTTCTTGAACTCTCCAGGGATGCAGCTATTGGAGCATTTCGAGATGATGtgctgaagaaaacaagaagacatCATGATTATAGACCATtcattttcttgtatttttaaaattaaatgtattgtatttttactATATTCTGTACTGTATTTTTAGCTTTAGGCTCACCTTCAGGTCCTGCAGATGTTGGGTGGTGTTGTAGTTGGTATGGGTgaagttgttgttgtgtggGTGATACTCAGCTACAACATCATGGACATGGATGTTCCCTCCATCAGACCTCCACATTGTCACATCATAGCCCATGTTtatgtctcctctgctgtcaaatTTATACCTCTTTTCTCTAAGTTTAAACTCCTGCATCCACAAAGCTCTCAGCACCTACAGGACATGATACATTTCATTTATCAAGTCAGTACCTTAGATAAGTATATTACATCACTCTATGTGCAGGGACATACTCTTTTGTCTTTACTGTGTGCCTGTTCAGTTTCAGGGTCTGGGGTACTTATCCTTTCAGACTGCAACCTTTGGGACTGGGTCTCTTTCTTTGAAAATCAACTTTATGCACTTTGAGTAGGTTTTTCAGAAGTATGTGTTGATTGGGTTGAAAAGCCATTCTGCTAATGGCTCTAAAATGcttcaaatatttatttctttcaatttctatttttatatgtatgtaAAACAAAGTAATCAATTTTGTCATGCATATTCTGTCTGTGTTAAAACAAATCTCATTATACCAATAaactttcacattaaaaataacaaaacaagtgtcttgaaaaataaatgtggtgCAGTTGTGCTGTATCATAAGTCCACAGAAAGTGGCTGTCCAAATCCACAACTTTTCACATCTGGGAAGGACATTTATACAATATTTGGAGAGAGCATAGTAGCAACGGGTTTTTGGAAAATGTTGTCTTAATATAGAAAAACATTTGTTCCAACAgttccacacatatgaaaaagagGCTGCCAATTGTCTCAGCCTATGGTAAGTAAGTCATGGTAAGTATCCCAAGGTATCATATTTAATGTGATTAAACTAAACAGCGAAACCTTACCTTAGCTGTTATCTGAATGTAACCTTACCCCTAATCCTAGCTGCCTGTAACCCTAAATCTTTATTTGTACCCTAACATTGAGGACCTTTCAAATGtaacacaagcacatacacacacgcaaacacacacttgtatgTATGTCATTACCTCCCAGGGTTCCACTGTGCCTGGGGTTTTGCAGTCTCTGCTCCTGCAGATAGAAGCCACAGCCTGAGCGATGGCATTCACAGCCATCTCAACACTGAAGACAGTATCGGCATGGATGTGTTCTCTGAGGGTGTTCACAGCTTTAGACACCAGCTCTGTGTCTCCAGAACttttattagcatttagctgagtGTAGAACTCCAGCATGAAGGAGTTATTCCCTGTGTAGTCATGTCCAGCTGCTTCCAGCCTGCTCAGGTACTCATTGAATGATGACAGGTCTCCACTTTTGAAAGTAAAGCCCACAATGTGTCCTATGTCCTCCAGAGTTAAGTTACCTttcacagagctggaggaggaccAGCTGTCACTGGCCACCCATACTCTTCTCATTGACTTTATGTTCTGTCCTGCTTTCAGCATCTGATTCTTAAGCTCCTGGTAAAGGAACATCATGTGTGTCGGCTTGGCAAATGACACAATCACCTGTACCTTGGGATTCTTGTAGATGGTTTCGGCAGTCTCTGCGATAGCAGAGAAGACATCTTGACTGGTTACAGACTGAGGTAGGACTGATTTGAAGGCCACACAGATCCCATTTTCAGAAGCCTGGGACACAAAGTGGTCGAGAGCAGATTGGCCATAATTTCCGTCTGTGGTAACTATTCCCACCCAGTTCCAGCCATAGGTGATGAGAAGACTGACCATGGCTGCTGTCTGATGCTTGTCATTAGGAATGGTCCTCATGAAGGCAGGGAAGCGGCTCTTATCACTCAGAATGACAGCAGTTGATGAATAACTGATCTGGAGAAAAGGAAAGCAATAATGTTATtttcactaacaaagaccacGCCACAGAGATACAAATTTACAATCATTTAATATGTCTTGGGATGAAGGAGAGCGGGTATGATGAAAGGAAGGATGAAAGAATGAGggtggagggatgaagagatgagggttgagggatgaagggatgagggatgaaggggtgagGTTAAAGAAGACATAAGGGAAATGGGGAAAGAACGAGGTAATGAAGGAATGGATGGTAGACTCTTGGATGAACAGGGTGCGATGTTTGATGTTGGCTGATTTCATGGGTCACGGGACTGGTGACGAGAGGAAATCGGGGAAGGCAGACACCCAGGGTGGGGCAGCTGTCTCTTCAGATGTTCTTGGGTTTCAGTTAAGCCTCAAAAGAACCTCCAGATGACAGCTGCGCATGGATGTTTCTGATGTCTCTCAGATTGTTTCAGATATACACAAGATATGACGGTGAAGACCAAAGGCCGAGAATGTTTATGATATGTTTGGAAAACCCTGCTGGGAAACGATAAGCTGCTTGGATGCGCAATGAGTGACCTGTGTAGAGCAGATTGAATTCAGGATTCCTGATAAGATTTGGCAGAAGTGATAGTGAATCCAGAAGCGTGTGGCTGCGTAGCCCGTGTCTGGGATCAATGAAAGATCTTGGGGCAAAGCTCGATTGCCCAGTCTTAAGCTTACCTAATTGCGGATGGGTTCGTATGGACTTCGAAATGAATTTAATCGGAAGGAGTGGATGGGTTGAGATGGACCAGACTGACTGGTCTTACTGCATTTGAGGTGGAAGATGAGAGAGGTTGGATGGAAATATCCAAGATGGGTGCGTGCCGGGATGGTTGGTAGTTTAGATTGGAGGTGGTGATATCGCAACAATATGCGagatatgaaataaaatatcagCTACGTGCATGTACGAAAGGGGAGTATAAAATAATGTTGCCAACGGAATCTGAAAGGTATAgaagtacagtgttttgtactgtAGCACAGTACCCTAGAATATGGAGTAGTATGGTGCAAGTGTCAACATGAATGTAGCGTTTGTGTTTATAGATGAGAAGTCAATGAACGACAAGAGATGCTTCAATAGCAAGCGGAATTGTAGGGGTTGTGAGCTGAGATCGTGTGAGCGAAGTGGATTTCTGAGTGCAGCCAGATTTGCTGGCGGCGTTGGATTGCGGAAACGAGACGGTGCAGAAAAACGAGTGGAAAGGGAGATGAATGAATCAGGAGCGCTTAAATACCCTGGTGCATAATTAGGGTGTGTTTGAGGCATGGTCTTGTTCCTGAACTTAGTTGTAATACTTCATTTTGGAGAAGAATAATTTCCCGTTATATGTCCAACTGCATAAAAATCATGAAACTATGGGGACCTGCTGGCCTGGGGGTGAAGATGCCAACAATCAAGGTCAAGGTTTCAAAGATCAGTGTTCATTTATATAGCATTTTACAACACAGGGTTGCACAATTAAATGTGATGTGTAGCTCCTTCTTgctacacacatacatgagaTACAAATATTTAAACTTGAATtgaataaaataattattaattCAGATATATACAGTAACATGTATACATATAGCCTTCTTATATAGACATATACCTATAGATGCATATATCCAGagagcatgtacagtacatacatatgtacaatgtcatttatttatggTGGAATGCGTAGGATGAATTGAGGAGTcacacagcctgaggaaagaagctgcccTGTAATCTGGTGGTACAGTAGCACATACTTTTGTATCACTTGCCAGATGGTAGCATGGTGAACAGGTTGTTGCTGGGGTGGGTATTGTCTTCTTATTGTATCCTAGCTCTGTGCGggcacctcacctcacctcaaaATTGCGTCAAAGTCGGGCTAGATTTGCTTAGTCTGATCCCAGCATAAGGATTCCTTTCCACTGAAAtgtccccccccaaaaaaacataTCACCATGCAAACAGTCACAATACCATAGCACTGAAAATGGGACACTTAAGTGGAATGCAGTCTTCATTAAGGTTATTAGTTACATGTGTGTTCCTGCTTATGACATATTTGACCTCTCCTTTCCTGTAACAAATTGTGGATTGTTTGTGCTTACTCTGACTGTTTTTCTTATACCACAATGTATCATGGCAGTTGCCCTGATAATTTTATCACGAACCAGAGAGAagttttcctgtctgtgtctcttagTGATAATTGTTTTAGAATTGCTTATATGGATAATTTACAGAGCCCCTACAGGGACATGGGGGGAAAAATAGAAAGaacgacaaaaaaaaaggaaaacaagcagaaaaaaacgtTTCTTGTCACCATGACGACGTATCACGTGCGCTCCAGAAACATATCTCGTGCGCtcgagatagtatctcgtatGAAAaattttacacacatacacagtgccAACAAGACATTAAAGTCAAAATACAAGAGGTATTTCCTTCTGCAGTCACTAAAATTCCAGTCAGAGAGGATGCagctgtttatgtttatgttgtgGTACCTCACCTTAAAATTGTCCTAGTCTGTGTAATTCAATTACACAGTTAGTCATGCATCAGCAGACAATTTTTGATGATAAAAGGTCCAGGTGCTGTTTATCAACTGCCAATGCAAAcctgttctgctgcttcagttccCTGTAACGGTCAACACTACGCCCATCATTCCTGCCACAGGACTCCTACCTGCTCCCTGAGTCAACAGCATTTTCCTATTTCTCATAACTTACTTGAGGAATCATCTTGAGAGTCAGTTGCCTGGCAATGGCGATAGATATTTCAGAGTAAGAGGCCCCTATAAAAGCCATGACTGGCTGGCCACAGATAGAGGTGTTGTTTCTTCTGTGGCAGTTGGCCTGCTGGGTCAATTGTGCTGTAACTCTCAGAGCTGTGCTGACATCAGAGCAGGAGTCCACGATCCAGTAGCCCAGAGTAATGTTGGCATCAGCCAGCGGAGGGGATTTATTCACGATCTCTATGGCATTGATCATAGACAATGCCCTCACCAGACCTCTGTCTTGAAACCTGTGTGAGCAGTACAGTGTCATCaacaaataataaacacatgACATATGTGATAGACATAGATGACATAGACATAGACATAGATAGATAGTGAACTACTATTTTAATTTCAAGTCTGATATGACTTTCTAATGAAAATCAGTTACtaataaaaatcatttcaagTCAAGCTCTTTCTTTTACTTCAAACCTCTAAATACCAGATCAAAGCTGAACTCATCTAAAATTTTGTCCCCATCCAGTCCCTTTGTGAGTTTTCATCATAATTTGTAAAACCTATATACTTTGATCCAAGGAGGAAATTTTGTGTCCCCactatttttaaaacaaaatgacatctTGAACAGAACAACATCAGTTGAGGAGTGTAACTATTTAATTGTAACTAATTGTAACTAGGTAATTAGATTACCTGAAGTGTTGCACTTAAGTGTAATGTTAGCTGAATATTTCTAATTTAGGCTGTATTATCCTGTTcttatttattacattatttttgCTCAATACATTAttgagggaaatactgtacttttcactcTGCTAAATTTAACTGATATTAATAGTTGCTAGTTTCTATGCAGATCATAATTTAACAAACATATCTTCACTATGAAAAATAACCTATACATTATAAGGATAATTGATTAAATTGATTGAAtgctttatttctgtatttgtgtccCCAGTGGTATGTACATTGTATCATTTAttaatgtgtgtactgtatgtagcaCTTTGTTAACTTCATGCTATTCATGCTGTGGATATCAACATTAATAtgtacaaccctgtttccaaaaacgGTGGGACAAACATAATGTGATGGTTTGCAAAATGCTGAAATCCCATATGtgattgaaaatagcacaaagacatcatatcaaatgttgaacctgagaaatttcattgtttttgttttggaaacagggttgtacaATAATATAACAGTCACAGCATACAATTGTATTAGTTTTAtagtgtacttttacttttgtagATTTTGGAATGTGGGACTTTTCTTGTTatgaagtatttttaaattGGACTCTGATGACCTCTTCCACCTCTAAAGAATATTGAATACCGTGTTATTTTGTCTCCTAGTTACTCATGGGACATCTTAAAGTTCTTAACATTTAATGGAGAAATTTTGGAGGTTTGGTTAATTGCATCTTAAGAGTCAGAGTAGATAAATACAGACTGAaagtgaacaaaacaaacaaaaaacaaccattAAATTTGGTTGAACTCACCTGATACATGGCTTTAGGTGGGGTGCAAAGGAGTTCTTCTCTCTGTCTACGTCTTCATGAATGGGAAAGATTCCTCCAATGATTATGTCTCCTGGGGCTGTAGCGTCCAGAACTCTGGTGGTCTTTTCAGTGGCATGTCCAATTTCCAGaataataaagaaaagtaaGGTGAGCAGATAGATTAGAAGAGAAACCCAGGCCATaataa
It includes:
- the gprc6a gene encoding G-protein coupled receptor family C group 6 member A, giving the protein MAWVSLLIYLLTLLFFIILEIGHATEKTTRVLDATAPGDIIIGGIFPIHEDVDREKNSFAPHLKPCIRFQDRGLVRALSMINAIEIVNKSPPLADANITLGYWIVDSCSDVSTALRVTAQLTQQANCHRRNNTSICGQPVMAFIGASYSEISIAIARQLTLKMIPQISYSSTAVILSDKSRFPAFMRTIPNDKHQTAAMVSLLITYGWNWVGIVTTDGNYGQSALDHFVSQASENGICVAFKSVLPQSVTSQDVFSAIAETAETIYKNPKVQVIVSFAKPTHMMFLYQELKNQMLKAGQNIKSMRRVWVASDSWSSSSSVKGNLTLEDIGHIVGFTFKSGDLSSFNEYLSRLEAAGHDYTGNNSFMLEFYTQLNANKSSGDTELVSKAVNTLREHIHADTVFSVEMAVNAIAQAVASICRSRDCKTPGTVEPWEVLRALWMQEFKLREKRYKFDSRGDINMGYDVTMWRSDGGNIHVHDVVAEYHPHNNNFTHTNYNTTQHLQDLKHIISKCSNSCIPGEFKKTAEGQHTCCYECIKCTENYYTNNTDMDQCLSCDTNTEWSPEGSSTCNPKALLFFSWRDGFAVVLLSFSALGILLALLVSALFLHQRDTPVVKAAGGPLSQTILFSLTISYISAMLFVGQPNSFQCKARQVLFGISFTLCVSCILVKTLQILLAFQFDPELQGVLRRLYQPYAIISICVALQITTCICWLVLKSPFNHIIRYPTSLLVDCHEGSYLAFGVMLGYIAVLAFGCFICAFKGRKLPQQYNEAKFITFSMLLYLISWLLFVPVYVTTSGVYLPAVEMVVILISNYGILSCHFFPKCYIILFKKDQNTKSAFRKNLYDYSSKTTDSVSVSGSTVSEREFSAQNFIISPSSLSVPAANPLKPAVVTNCRDKTSCTGLHRGSITRHCLRRSTSI